From one Lycium ferocissimum isolate CSIRO_LF1 chromosome 7, AGI_CSIRO_Lferr_CH_V1, whole genome shotgun sequence genomic stretch:
- the LOC132063398 gene encoding ribonucleoside-diphosphate reductase small chain A, producing the protein MGSLRNETERVLHEELEEEEEPILKEQPQKYCTFPIRYPQLWEMYKKAQASFWTAEEVDLSQDFQQWEALSESEKHFISHVLAFFAASDGIVLENLAARFLNDVQIQEARAFYGFQIAMENVHSEMYSLLLETYIKDSRQKNKLFNAIESIPCVSQKAKWALNWIQSSSSFAERLVAFACVEGIFFSGSFCAIFWLKKRGLMPGLTFSNELISRDEGLHCDFACLLYSFMRKQLTRQKVHQIVHEAVDIETEFVCDALPCALIGMNAELMSRYIKFVADRLLVALGYDKKYNVENPFDWMEFISLQGKANFFERRVGDYQKASVMSSLQDNGKNFEFKMDEDF; encoded by the exons atgggtTCTTTGAGAAATGAAACAGAAAGGGTCTTGCATGAAGaattagaagaagaagaggaaccaATTTTGAAAGAACAACCCCAAAAGTATTGCACCTTTCCAATTAGATACCCACAACTTTGGGAAATGTACAAGAAAGCACAAGCTAGTTTCTGGACTG CTGAGGAAGTTGATCTCTCTCAGGATTTTCAGCAATGGGAAGCCTTATCTGAATCCGAAAAGCACTTCATAAGTCATGTTCTGGCATTTTTTGCCGCATCAGATGGGATTGTGTTGGAAAATTTGGCTGCTAGATTTCTGAATGATGTGCAAATTCAAGAG GCACGCGCATTTTATGGTTTTCAAATTGCAATGGAAAATGTTCACTCGG AGATGTACAGCTTGCTTTTGGAGACTTATATCAAGGACTCGAGGCAGAAAAATAAGCTTTTTAATGCAATTGAAAGCATTCCTTGTGTCTCACAAAAGGCCAAGTGGGCTTTGAATTGGATACAGAG TTCCAGCTCATTTGCTGAGAGGCTAGTTGCTTTTGCATGTGTTGAAGGAATTTTCTTTTCAGGAAG CTTTTGTGCTATCTTTTGGCTGAAAAAGAGGGGGTTGATGCCGGGATTGACTTTCTCAAATGAGCTGATTTCTAGGGATGAGGGTCTCCACTGTGACTTTGCTTGCCTTCTGTATAG TTTTATGCGAAAGCAATTGACTAGGCAAAAGGTTCATCAAATTGTGCATGAAGCTGTTGATATTGAGACTGAATTTGTCTGTGATGCCCTTCCCTGTGCATTGATTGGCATGAATGCAGAACTAATGAGTCGGTACATAAAGTTTGTTGCTGATCGCCTCCTG GTTGCCTTAGGGTACGACAAGAAGTATAATGTTGAAAACCCCTTTGATTGGATGGAATTTATTTCGCTTCA GGGCAAAGCCAACTTCTTTGAGAGAAGAGTTGGTGACTATCAGAAGGCTTCTGTGATGTCAAGCTTGCAAGACAATGGCAAGAATTTTGAGTTCAAAATGGATGAAGACTTCTAG
- the LOC132061931 gene encoding uncharacterized protein LOC132061931, giving the protein MAEQNNDLLMKNHENRPTGAAPFPEVNEVYTHYSRRGKGRGPGRGHGRASDSGCGRGHDNGQGRNSSLGINHSSKKNDFQRGKKKDDRHEVPEARSSENKCYRCGGSGHWSRTCYTVKHLVELYQASIKRKEKNPEANFIFENQVDITDLDLADFFEHPEGKIDHLIGDGFVVKGD; this is encoded by the coding sequence ATGGCTGAACAAAACAATGATTTGCTGATGAAAAATCACGAGAATCGGCCTACTGGCGCTGCACCATTCCCCGAAGTGAATGAGGTGTACACCCACTACTCTAGGCGTGGAAAAGGTCGTGGCCCCGGTCGTGGTCATGGTCGTGCAAGTGATAGTGGTTGTGGTCGTGGTCATGATAATGGTCAAGGAAGAAATTCTTCTCTTGGTATTAATCATTCATCAAAGAAGAATGACTTCCAGAGAGGGAAAAAGAAGGATGATAGGCATGAAGTGCCAGAAGCACGTAGCTCAGAAAATAAATGCTATCGATGTGGTGGAAGTGGACACTGGTCACGTACCTGTTATACGGTGAAGCACTTGGTTGAGCTTTATCAGGCATCAattaaaaggaaagagaaaaatccCGAAGCTAAttttatctttgaaaatcaAGTTGACATCACAGACTTAGATTTAGCAGATTTCTTTGAGCACCCTGAAGGAAAGATAGATCACTTGATTGGTGATGGATTTGTTGTTAAAGGTGATTGA